In a single window of the Drosophila albomicans strain 15112-1751.03 chromosome 3, ASM965048v2, whole genome shotgun sequence genome:
- the LOC117570183 gene encoding adenylyl cyclase X E isoform X2, with the protein MNSQFDSGIEGNRTHPFRSNIDRIPTTHNEKNWEWTYLVRKCRNLELEESYDLYMRRLRIGYLSIFIFIELLVASVHTLLLLTSSDLTYSYIDMVAYMVTGLLLWLILSINFKSELISKHGWIVYASSWLAVSVMVLMDIGLNIYHATSTNDILNPIYDAYTLYAIYMFMPIPYILQPLILGIAVTICYIINYSFVIASKERNQDSYYETNQQNQMHSIVNEALYLISVNCLGIFFRLMRDIALRTTFLDRRQYVEENLLLRYARDQERSLLLSILPAQIADRLQEDVRNRIERSKQQHQQRTRFDQRSINSSQSIKRWRQPDHGTLFIEPHKDVTVLYADVVNYTHLTTTLDVKKLVEALHDLFVRFDIASEEHNVMRIKFLGDCYYCVAGLASPNEDHAMCCVDLGLRMIKDIRDVREKRHLNIDMRIGVHSGDVLSGVIGAAKWQFDIWSKDVDIANRLEATGATGRVHVSQHTLSKLDGEYFFEDGTEKAREDPVLQKHNIRTFLIKSLRDPKHDPRRVKRELLAKKLSEASKSNFMYNSTLQQYNQNDEIVSTLDESHAG; encoded by the exons atgaattcaCAATTCGATTCTGGTATCGAGGGCAATCGTACACATCCCTTTCGATCAAATATCGATCGAATTCCCACTACACACAATGAAAAGAACTGGGAATGGACTTATCTGGTG CGCAAATGCCGCAACCTCGAGCTAGAGGAGTCATATGACTTGTACATGCGCCGCCTGCGCATTGGCTACTTGTcgatcttcatcttcatcgaGCTGCTGGTGGCCAGCGTTCATacactgctgttgctgacctCATCGGACTTGACCTATTCCTACATTGACATGGTGGCCTACATGGTAACGGGCTTATTGCTATGGCTAATACTCTCGATCAACTTCAAGAGCGAACTCATCAGCAAACACGGCTGGATTGTTTACGCCTCCTCCTGGCTGGCCGTGTCCGTTATGGTGTTGATGG ACATTGGCCTCAACATTTATCACGCGACTTCCACCAACGATATACTTAATCCCATCTATGATGCTTACACCTTGTATGCCATCTACATGTTCATGCCCATTCCTTACATACTGCAGCCGTTGATCCTAGGCATCGCAGTGACCATCTGCTATATCATCAACTACAGTTTTGTCATCGCGTCCAAGGAGCGAAATCAAGACAGCTATTATGAGACAAATCAGCAAAATCAAATGCACAGCATTGTCAA CGAAGCCCTCTACCTAATCAGCGTCAATTGCCTGGGCATCTTCTTTCGCCTGATGCGTGACATTGCGCTGCGCACTACGTTTTTGGATCGTCGACAGTACGTGGAGGAGAATCTATTGCTGCGCTATGCACGAGATCAGGAGAGAAGTCTACTCCTCAGTATACTGCCCGCCCAAATAGCTGATCGACTGCAGGAGGATGTGCGCAATCGCATCGAACGCTccaaacagcagcatcagcaacgcACGCGATTCGATCAGCGTTCGATCAACAGCAGTCAGTCGATAAAGCGCTGGCGACAACCGGATCATGG CACACTGTTTATTGAACCACATAAGGATGTGACTGTGCTTTATGCGGATGTGGTAAACTACACGCATCTAACCACAACGCTAGATGTAAAGAAACTCGTCGAGGCGCTGCACGATCTCTTCGTGCGCTTCGACATTGCTAGCGAGGAGCATAATGTGATGCGCATCAAGTTCTTGGGTGACTGTTACTATTGCGTGGCTGGTCTGGCGAGTCCAAACGAGGATCACGCAATGTGCTGTGTGGATCTGGGACTGCGCATGATCAAGGACATACGCGATGTGCGCGAGAAGCGACATCTCAACATCGATATGCGCATTGGCGTGCATTCGGGTGATGTCTTGTCCGGCGTCATTGGTGCGGCGAAGTGGCAATTTGATATCTGGTCCAAGGATGTGGATATTGCCAATCGACTGGAGGCCACCGGTGCCACAGGACGTGTGCATGTTAGTCAGCATACTCTGAGCAAACTGGATGGTGAATACTTCTTTGAGGATGGCACGGAGAAGGCACGCGAAGATCCCGTGCTGCAGAAGCACAACATACGCACCTTTCTGATCAAATCGTTACGA GACCCCAAGCACGATCCACGTCGCGTGAAGCGTGAGCTTCTGGCCAAGAAGCTAAGCGAGGCCAGCAAGTCAAATTTCATGTACAATTCAACGCTGCAGCAATACAATCAA AATGACGAAATTGTGTCGACGCTCGACGAATCCCACGCAGGATGA
- the LOC117570183 gene encoding adenylyl cyclase X E isoform X1, translated as MNSQFDSGIEGNRTHPFRSNIDRIPTTHNEKNWEWTYLVRKCRNLELEESYDLYMRRLRIGYLSIFIFIELLVASVHTLLLLTSSDLTYSYIDMVAYMVTGLLLWLILSINFKSELISKHGWIVYASSWLAVSVMVLMDIGLNIYHATSTNDILNPIYDAYTLYAIYMFMPIPYILQPLILGIAVTICYIINYSFVIASKERNQDSYYETNQQNQMHSIVNEALYLISVNCLGIFFRLMRDIALRTTFLDRRQYVEENLLLRYARDQERSLLLSILPAQIADRLQEDVRNRIERSKQQHQQRTRFDQRSINSSQSIKRWRQPDHGTLFIEPHKDVTVLYADVVNYTHLTTTLDVKKLVEALHDLFVRFDIASEEHNVMRIKFLGDCYYCVAGLASPNEDHAMCCVDLGLRMIKDIRDVREKRHLNIDMRIGVHSGDVLSGVIGAAKWQFDIWSKDVDIANRLEATGATGRVHVSQHTLSKLDGEYFFEDGTEKAREDPVLQKHNIRTFLIKSLRDPKHDPRRVKRELLAKKLSEASKSNFMYNSTLQQYNQVRNQAKLEMCRELDKMPIGRIQMTKLCRRSTNPTQDEIEEETFRRNISSFCLLFQIRNWEYQYIKEPDMMFKYSIALSWIVYMSLLTIQLLSKDAKYHYWIIDGITISLLSTLLIISWYKKLWIMYVSDNEQSRPRFKPSRFLYRLSDCMQRNIVLRISVYFLIITSYIAVAAMQVMDCTPEDAVQCFHPWVLTNCMTLIIGTTFLFTRIPFVVKTTAAVIITLTYAILVMVEFHYIFKDSPSTNANLNAEYSHILLILITLGIFHLMERQTEFIAKVDYNWKRQLLQKQDDALITNDTIKVLLVNILPSHVAEFYLSTQLQNELYYEEYDNVAVMFASIKNFDTDKIGLRVLNEIICDFDDVLNKYSSSLRVEKIKVANWTYMAACGLDVTRSEKVNAPQIKFRNLSLMPNGRRSEYRPNGSEQVQRVPFGNGSTIALDLERGQYEGNIISNTPRMSREDITGDNDEAIKVMANFALDLMRAMRRFNAENMQSEYEGSTDYGMLRIGISHGRAMAGVVGISKPHYDIWGNPVNMASRMDSTGIPGKIQVTENTALKLRNYNIQCNYRGMTFVKGRGNIPTYILGTDDNYEGFLPHQAPTTSQPT; from the exons atgaattcaCAATTCGATTCTGGTATCGAGGGCAATCGTACACATCCCTTTCGATCAAATATCGATCGAATTCCCACTACACACAATGAAAAGAACTGGGAATGGACTTATCTGGTG CGCAAATGCCGCAACCTCGAGCTAGAGGAGTCATATGACTTGTACATGCGCCGCCTGCGCATTGGCTACTTGTcgatcttcatcttcatcgaGCTGCTGGTGGCCAGCGTTCATacactgctgttgctgacctCATCGGACTTGACCTATTCCTACATTGACATGGTGGCCTACATGGTAACGGGCTTATTGCTATGGCTAATACTCTCGATCAACTTCAAGAGCGAACTCATCAGCAAACACGGCTGGATTGTTTACGCCTCCTCCTGGCTGGCCGTGTCCGTTATGGTGTTGATGG ACATTGGCCTCAACATTTATCACGCGACTTCCACCAACGATATACTTAATCCCATCTATGATGCTTACACCTTGTATGCCATCTACATGTTCATGCCCATTCCTTACATACTGCAGCCGTTGATCCTAGGCATCGCAGTGACCATCTGCTATATCATCAACTACAGTTTTGTCATCGCGTCCAAGGAGCGAAATCAAGACAGCTATTATGAGACAAATCAGCAAAATCAAATGCACAGCATTGTCAA CGAAGCCCTCTACCTAATCAGCGTCAATTGCCTGGGCATCTTCTTTCGCCTGATGCGTGACATTGCGCTGCGCACTACGTTTTTGGATCGTCGACAGTACGTGGAGGAGAATCTATTGCTGCGCTATGCACGAGATCAGGAGAGAAGTCTACTCCTCAGTATACTGCCCGCCCAAATAGCTGATCGACTGCAGGAGGATGTGCGCAATCGCATCGAACGCTccaaacagcagcatcagcaacgcACGCGATTCGATCAGCGTTCGATCAACAGCAGTCAGTCGATAAAGCGCTGGCGACAACCGGATCATGG CACACTGTTTATTGAACCACATAAGGATGTGACTGTGCTTTATGCGGATGTGGTAAACTACACGCATCTAACCACAACGCTAGATGTAAAGAAACTCGTCGAGGCGCTGCACGATCTCTTCGTGCGCTTCGACATTGCTAGCGAGGAGCATAATGTGATGCGCATCAAGTTCTTGGGTGACTGTTACTATTGCGTGGCTGGTCTGGCGAGTCCAAACGAGGATCACGCAATGTGCTGTGTGGATCTGGGACTGCGCATGATCAAGGACATACGCGATGTGCGCGAGAAGCGACATCTCAACATCGATATGCGCATTGGCGTGCATTCGGGTGATGTCTTGTCCGGCGTCATTGGTGCGGCGAAGTGGCAATTTGATATCTGGTCCAAGGATGTGGATATTGCCAATCGACTGGAGGCCACCGGTGCCACAGGACGTGTGCATGTTAGTCAGCATACTCTGAGCAAACTGGATGGTGAATACTTCTTTGAGGATGGCACGGAGAAGGCACGCGAAGATCCCGTGCTGCAGAAGCACAACATACGCACCTTTCTGATCAAATCGTTACGA GACCCCAAGCACGATCCACGTCGCGTGAAGCGTGAGCTTCTGGCCAAGAAGCTAAGCGAGGCCAGCAAGTCAAATTTCATGTACAATTCAACGCTGCAGCAATACAATCAAGTACGTAACCAGGCCAAGCTGGAAATGTGCCGCGAGCTGGATAAAATGCCCATCGGTCGTATACA AATGACGAAATTGTGTCGACGCTCGACGAATCCCACGCAGGATGAGATCGAGGAGGAGACTTTTCGACGCAACATTAGCtcgttttgtttgctctttCAAATACGCAACTGGGAGTATCAATACATCAAGGAACCCGATATGATGTTCAAGTACAGCATTGCACTCTCCTGGATTGTCTACATGAGCCTGCTGACCATTCAACTGCTGAGCAAGGA TGCCAAATATCACTACTGGATCATCGACGGCATTACCATCAGTCTGCTGAGCACTCTGCTCATCATCTCGTGGTACAAGAAACTCTGGATCATGTACGTCTCGGATAACGAACAGTCACGACCACGTTTCAAGCCAAGTCGCTTTCTCTACCGATTGTCCGACTGCATGCAGCGCAATATTGTGCTTCGCATTTCTGTCTACTTCCTGATCATCACCTCCTAcattgctgtggctgccatgCAAGTG ATGGACTGCACACCAGAAGATGCAGTGCAATGCTTTCATCCCTGG GTGCTCACCAATTGCATGACGCTGATCATCGGCACCACATTCCTCTTCACGCGCATTCCGTTCGTTGTGAAGACAACTGCGGCTGTGATTATTACTCTGACTTATGCGATCCTCGTGATGGTTGAGTTTCATTATATCTTTAAGGACAGTCCATCGACAAATGCCAATTTGAATGCGGAGTATTCGCACATTCTGCTAATACTAATTACGTTAGGTATTTTTCACTTAATGGAGCGACAAACTGAATTCATTGCCAAGGTGGATTACAA TTGGAAGCGGCAGCTGTTGCAGAAGCAGGACGATGCACTGATTACCAACGATACGATCAAGGTGCTGCTGGTCAACATTTTGCCCTCTCACGTGG CTGAATTCTATCTATCAACACAGCTGCAGAACGAGCTTTACTACGAGGAGTACGACAATGTGGCTGTGATGTTTGCCTCCATCAAGAACTTTGATACGGACAAAATAGGTTTGCGTGTGCTCAACGAGATCATCTGTGACTTTGACGATGTG CTCAACAAATACTCGAGTAGTCTACGCGTGGAGAAGATCAAGGTTGCCAATTGGACGTACATGGCTGCCTGTGGTCTGGACGTTACTCGCTCCGAGAAGGTGAATGCTCCACAGATCAAATTTCGCAACTTGTCGCTGATGCCCAACGGACGACGCAGTGAATACCGTCCCAATGGCTCGGAGCAAGTGCAGCGCGTGCCTTTTGGCAATGGCAGCACAATTGCCTTAGATTTGGAGCGTGGTCAGTACGAGGGCAATATCATAAGCAATACGCCACGGATGAGCAGAGAAGACATCACCGGGGACAATGACGAAGCCATCAAAGTCATGGCCAACTTTGCACTGGATCTAATGCGAGCCATGCGCAGATTCAATGCGGAGAACATGCAGTCGGAGTACGAGGGCAGCACGGATTACGGCATGCTGCGCATTGGCATCTCCCATGGCCGAGCTATGGCCGGAGTTGTGGGCATCTCGAAGCCTCACTACGATATCTGGGGAAATCCTGTCAACATGGCATCGCGCATGGACTCCACAGGGATTCCTGGCAAGATTCAGGTCACTGAGAACACAGCCTTAAAGTTGCGCAACTATAATATTCAATGCAACTACCGCGGCATGACCTTCGTCAAGGGGCGTGGCAACATTCCCACCTACATCCTGGGGACGGACGACAATTACGAAGGATTTCTGCCGCATCAAGCTCCGACAACGTCACAACCCACTTAG
- the LOC117569881 gene encoding regulation of nuclear pre-mRNA domain-containing protein 1B, translating to MSAFTESALIKKLSELNTSQQSIQTLSLWLIHHRKHHTVIVQTWQRELQNVPETKKLTFMYLANDVIQNSKKKGPEYGKEFSNVLPKVFAHIGDTCKSDKLMGSLGRILNIWQERGVYDAKTIADYRSRLHHEAASGAPAAGSGAAGNSNGNTTGNGSSKAQHSDSKHSKTEKSDKREKRKHEERPSKSKRMRTPHHTISAAAAAAAEPAAAPEEENGHTPPYLPLGEPPEPEELIKALTNIENSASSDALVRERIAKLPPEISEISCITKLEDKDKAKVLARQVNEAVDLLNDYNARLAAEMEERTKLAAMLRDFQAEQKELLAQAEQRLDEHKKKLAKMLGLQKEIRDHLSNLPDLTQLPDVTGGLAPLPSAGDLFNTLH from the exons ATGTCAGCTTTCACGGAATCCGCGCTGATCAAGAAACTATCCGAATTGAACACCAGCCAACAGAGCATACAAACATTATCCTTATGGCTCATTCATCATCGTAAGCATCACACTGTCATAGTTCAAACCTGGCAACGGGAGCTACAAAATG TGCCGGAGACTAAGAAATTGACGTTCATGTACCTGGCCAACGATGTCATCCagaacagcaaaaagaaaggGCCTGAATATGGCAAGGAGTTCAGCAATGTGCTGCCCAAGGTCTTTGCCCACATCGGCGACACCTGTAAATCGGACAAACTGATGGGCAGCCTAGGCCGCATACTCAACATATGGCAAGAGCGCGGTGTCTACGATGCCAAAACAATTGCCGATTATCGATCCCGTTTGCATCATGAGGCAGCCTCAGGAGCACCAGCAGCTGGCTCTGGAGCTGCCGGCAATAGCAACGGGAATACCACTGGTAATGGTAGCAGTAAAGCACAGCATAGTGATTCGAAGCACagcaaaacagaaaagtcGGACAAGCGAGAAAAACGCAAGCATGAGGAGCGGCCATCAAAGTCAAAGAGAATGCGAACGCCGCATCATACCATATctgctgcagcggctgctgctgcagagcCAGCTGCTGCCCCGGAGGAGGAGAATGGCCACACGCCACCATATTTGCCGCTGGGCGAGCCCCCAGAGCCCGAGGAACTCATCAAGGCGCTAACCAACATTGAGAATTCGGCGTCTAGCGATGCTTTGGTACGCGAACGCATTGCTAAGCTGCCGCCAGAGATATCGGAGATCAGCTGCATTACCAAACTAGAGGATAAGGACAAAGCCAAAGTGCTGGCCAGGCAG GTGAATGAAGCTGTTGATCTGCTCAATGATTATAATGCACGTCTCGCTGCCGAAATGGAGGAACGCACCAAGCTGGCGGCCATGTTGCGTGACTTTCAGGCGGAGCAGAAGGAGCTGCTAGCCCAAGCGGAGCAGCGTTTGGAT GAACACAAGAAGAAGCTGGCCAAGATGCTGGGTTTGCAAAAGGAGATACGCGATCATCTTTCTAATCTGCCAGATCTTACTCAGCTGCCCGATGTCACTGGAGGCTTGGCTCCACTGCCCTCGGCCGGAGATCTCTTCAATACGCTTCACTAA
- the LOC117570183 gene encoding adenylyl cyclase X E isoform X3 — protein MNSQFDSGIEGNRTHPFRSNIDRIPTTHNEKNWEWTYLVRKCRNLELEESYDLYMRRLRIGYLSIFIFIELLVASVHTLLLLTSSDLTYSYIDMVAYMVTGLLLWLILSINFKSELISKHGWIVYASSWLAVSVMVLMDIGLNIYHATSTNDILNPIYDAYTLYAIYMFMPIPYILQPLILGIAVTICYIINYSFVIASKERNQDSYYETNQQNQMHSIVNEALYLISVNCLGIFFRLMRDIALRTTFLDRRQYVEENLLLRYARDQERSLLLSILPAQIADRLQEDVRNRIERSKQQHQQRTRFDQRSINSSQSIKRWRQPDHGTLFIEPHKDVTVLYADVVNYTHLTTTLDVKKLVEALHDLFVRFDIASEEHNVMRIKFLGDCYYCVAGLASPNEDHAMCCVDLGLRMIKDIRDVREKRHLNIDMRIGVHSGDVLSGVIGAAKWQFDIWSKDVDIANRLEATGATGRVHVSQHTLSKLDGEYFFEDGTEKAREDPVLQKHNIRTFLIKSLRFIGPQARSTSREA, from the exons atgaattcaCAATTCGATTCTGGTATCGAGGGCAATCGTACACATCCCTTTCGATCAAATATCGATCGAATTCCCACTACACACAATGAAAAGAACTGGGAATGGACTTATCTGGTG CGCAAATGCCGCAACCTCGAGCTAGAGGAGTCATATGACTTGTACATGCGCCGCCTGCGCATTGGCTACTTGTcgatcttcatcttcatcgaGCTGCTGGTGGCCAGCGTTCATacactgctgttgctgacctCATCGGACTTGACCTATTCCTACATTGACATGGTGGCCTACATGGTAACGGGCTTATTGCTATGGCTAATACTCTCGATCAACTTCAAGAGCGAACTCATCAGCAAACACGGCTGGATTGTTTACGCCTCCTCCTGGCTGGCCGTGTCCGTTATGGTGTTGATGG ACATTGGCCTCAACATTTATCACGCGACTTCCACCAACGATATACTTAATCCCATCTATGATGCTTACACCTTGTATGCCATCTACATGTTCATGCCCATTCCTTACATACTGCAGCCGTTGATCCTAGGCATCGCAGTGACCATCTGCTATATCATCAACTACAGTTTTGTCATCGCGTCCAAGGAGCGAAATCAAGACAGCTATTATGAGACAAATCAGCAAAATCAAATGCACAGCATTGTCAA CGAAGCCCTCTACCTAATCAGCGTCAATTGCCTGGGCATCTTCTTTCGCCTGATGCGTGACATTGCGCTGCGCACTACGTTTTTGGATCGTCGACAGTACGTGGAGGAGAATCTATTGCTGCGCTATGCACGAGATCAGGAGAGAAGTCTACTCCTCAGTATACTGCCCGCCCAAATAGCTGATCGACTGCAGGAGGATGTGCGCAATCGCATCGAACGCTccaaacagcagcatcagcaacgcACGCGATTCGATCAGCGTTCGATCAACAGCAGTCAGTCGATAAAGCGCTGGCGACAACCGGATCATGG CACACTGTTTATTGAACCACATAAGGATGTGACTGTGCTTTATGCGGATGTGGTAAACTACACGCATCTAACCACAACGCTAGATGTAAAGAAACTCGTCGAGGCGCTGCACGATCTCTTCGTGCGCTTCGACATTGCTAGCGAGGAGCATAATGTGATGCGCATCAAGTTCTTGGGTGACTGTTACTATTGCGTGGCTGGTCTGGCGAGTCCAAACGAGGATCACGCAATGTGCTGTGTGGATCTGGGACTGCGCATGATCAAGGACATACGCGATGTGCGCGAGAAGCGACATCTCAACATCGATATGCGCATTGGCGTGCATTCGGGTGATGTCTTGTCCGGCGTCATTGGTGCGGCGAAGTGGCAATTTGATATCTGGTCCAAGGATGTGGATATTGCCAATCGACTGGAGGCCACCGGTGCCACAGGACGTGTGCATGTTAGTCAGCATACTCTGAGCAAACTGGATGGTGAATACTTCTTTGAGGATGGCACGGAGAAGGCACGCGAAGATCCCGTGCTGCAGAAGCACAACATACGCACCTTTCTGATCAAATCGTTACGA TTTATAGGACCCCAAGCACGATCCACGTCGCGTGAAGCGTGA